The Lycium barbarum isolate Lr01 chromosome 10, ASM1917538v2, whole genome shotgun sequence genome includes a region encoding these proteins:
- the LOC132614608 gene encoding small ribosomal subunit protein uS13z/uS13y/uS13x, with translation MSLVANEEFQHILRVQNTNVDGKQKIMFAMTSIKGIGRRFANIACKKADIDMNKRAGELSAAELDSLMVVVANPRQFKIPDWFLNRQKDYKDGKFSQVTSNALDMKLRDDLERLKKIRNHRGLRHYWGLRVRGQHTKTTGRRGKTVGVSKKR, from the exons ATG TCGTTGGTTGCAAACGAAGAGTTTCAGCACATTCTTCGTGTACAAAACACAAATGTTGATGGAAAGCAAAAGATCATGTTTGCTATGACCTCTATCAAAGGTATTGGTCGTCGTTTTGCTAACATTGCTTGCAAGAAAGCTGACATCGATATGAACAAAAG GGCTGGAGAACTTTCTGCTGCAGAGCTTGACAGCTTGATGGTGGTTGTGGCTAATCCTCGCCAATTCAAAATCCCAGATTGGTTTTTGAACAGGCAGAAGGATTACAAGGATGGCAAGTTTTCCCAAGTTACATCTAATGCCCTTGACATGAAACTTAGGGATGATCTTGAAAGGCTGAAGAAGATCAG GAATCATCGTGGTTTGCGTCACTACTGGGGCCTTCGTGTACGTGGTCAGCACACAAAGACCACTGGCCGCAGGGGGAAGACTGTTGGTGTCTCCAAGAAGAGATAA